Genomic DNA from Thermobifida alba:
GGAGCTGACCGCGATCAAGGCGTTCACCGTCCGGTTGGCCCGCCGCTACGTCCCGGCGTGGATCAAGGCGGTCAACCGGGTGCGGGACATGGCTCCGGCCGACCTGCCCCAGCCCAGCCCTCCGGGGGACGGGCCGCCGCCGACCAACCGGTGGGCCGACCGCGATCCGGCGGCGGCGCGGCGGCTCGACGCGGTGCGCTCCGTGGTGGCCGAGATCGCGGAGCGGGTGGTGATGCCGACCGAGAACCTGCTGCAGCCGGACGCGGTGCGCCGCCTGGCGTGGTCGCCGCCCCGGACCGTCAGCGTCGACTCGGTGGCCGAGCACCTGCGCGCGCATCAGGCCCGCAACTGGCAGATCGAGCTGACCGCGGCCGCGTTGGCGGAGGCGCTGCGTTCGGCGGCGCGGTGAGGGCCGCCGCCGTGTGACCGGAGGTGACGAACCCCATAGGCGGGGGCGCGTCGCTTCCGGTTCTTCTTCCCCCGCACTCGTGGTGTTATTGAACCGTGGCTGTTCTGGCACGGAATCGCGACAGAAGAACGGTTGTCGACACGCTGCTCTCCCTGGTTGTCTCCCTGTCCACCGCGGCGTGGCGGGCGGTGTCGCGTCTGCTCCTCCCCGACCTCCCGGTCGAGGCCTCCGGTCCGGACGGGGCGGGCCCGCCGGAACGGACCGCGGCCCTGGAACGCGCCCTCGCCGAGTGCGCGGAGCAGCGGGGGCAGGACCATCCGGACACCATCGCCGCACGCAACAACCTCGCCGGGAGGTACGCCGCGACCGGACGGCGCGACGCGGCCCTCGCCCAGTTCGAGCGGGCCCTGGACGACGCGGTCCGGGTGCTGGGGGAACAGCATCCGCTGACCGAGGTGATCCGGGAGAACCTCGCCCTGTGCCACGAGGACGCCGCCCGCTTCGCCGAGGCCGCGCACCACTGGCAGCTGCTGCTCGACCAGCGGACGGCACGCCTGGGCCGGCACGCCACCGACACACTGCTCACCCGGGCCCGCCTGGCCGCGGCCTGTCGGCGCACCGGACGGTTGGCCGAGGCCGCCGAGCACTACCGCGGCGTCCTGGAGCAGCACTCGGCGTTCTCCGCCGAGGAGGTGGAGGCCTGGCGGCTCGGCCTGGCCCTGACGCTGCGGCGGGCGGGCCGCGCCGACGAGGCCCGCGAGCAGCTCCGGACGGTGCTGTCTCAGCGCAGCCGCCGGCTCGGCGCGCGCCATCCCCGCACCCTGGCCGTCCACCACCAGCTGGGACTGGCCTACGCGCACGCCGGTCGCCCCGAGGAGGCGGCCCGCGT
This window encodes:
- a CDS encoding tetratricopeptide repeat-containing protein; protein product: MAVLARNRDRRTVVDTLLSLVVSLSTAAWRAVSRLLLPDLPVEASGPDGAGPPERTAALERALAECAEQRGQDHPDTIAARNNLAGRYAATGRRDAALAQFERALDDAVRVLGEQHPLTEVIRENLALCHEDAARFAEAAHHWQLLLDQRTARLGRHATDTLLTRARLAAACRRTGRLAEAAEHYRGVLEQHSAFSAEEVEAWRLGLALTLRRAGRADEAREQLRTVLSQRSRRLGARHPRTLAVHHQLGLAYAHAGRPEEAARVLREAYLRCLAAAGDPDVRLLSLRIRRDLAAAYRAAGRARDAAALY